The genomic DNA GCCCAGGGTGAGCACATGACTGACTGAGCTGCACACCCAACTCCCCAGCATCAATTCTCAATCAAGGGCCACTTTTCCACCTGTGTCTTCTCTTTTCTACTCTATTTTAAATTGCAATCCCCTAGAGGCCAGCAGCGATGACCCAGCAGgaaaaggtgcttgttgccaagctgGAAGTCCCAAGTTCCATACCTGGAACCAgatggtgggagaagagaaccagTTCCCATCAGAGGTACCCATGTTCCCACTCCCCCAgccccacacaaaataaataactaaagcAAATGCAAAGAGCAACTTTACAATTGTCATCCCTGCACCCACCTGCTGTTCCCAGCCCTGTGGCCCACCCCATTTGCATTACTAACCttaactgttagacccccggaaaactcaggtatccggggtcccaggccacaacctcggtcatcccaatcaccaagcagattcgagagcttgctgcaaactgcatgaggctttattgttttttaacgagctaaccccatgttagttcgggtcttttgtccacctgccatggtggttggctacaaaagacagctccaaggggctcccgagagaccttgtagggcagcgtaaggggagtgtctaggggtacacacaggctcaggattggtgtgccctccaggcttggagggcttgccctgtgttgattggccaactggttgttatggcccataggccctcccagggtggttgctatgctctgtgcgtcattgctgtgtgcttgtctgtaaagtacacccagggtcgtaaagcatagcgccaccagctaacttctgattggttccttgtcatgaggcaggcgtctgacctctaagtgatcaaggcaaggttatggcaagcacgtgttactgtcatggctgtcgaaatggggagctggttccttcaaacTACCTACCATGCGTCACACAAGGATGGGGTTCTGCCTCTGTTTTGTGTTCCTCTATCTCCAGAGCTTAGAATGAAGACAGCTACCCCATAGATTTGGGgacaaaaaaataacatttgatGGATGCTGTTGACTGAGTGGATTACTCCTGGGCCCTGCATTGTGGCAACACAGACTGTGTCAGAGAGTTGAACTCTGTTTAGGTTTTGAGGACTACAAGTGAGGCTGGGGTCTATGCAGAAGAACCCCCCCCCAAGAAGGAAACAGTACAGTGTTCACTCCTCCCATGTCTAAATTCGGAACAACAATAGTCTTTTCCTCTAGAGTTTTCTACTGAGCTACAGTTTTGTCTGATGAAGGTCAGCTTCAAAAGGCTTCTGCCTTACTACGCACCACCCCTGCCAATCACTTCTTTAATGGCTGCTGAGACACAAACTCCAGTGAAATGATGACTTGTGTATTTCAATCGCGTTGCCATTTCCTTTACaaatggtttttggttttgagatgtATAAGGGAAAGTTTTGCATATGATACAATCCCTTGTATTCATTCAAAGtttttattcttcaaaactttttaAAGTCAGGCCCGTGTTTGGTCTACCCGCCCTCCTAAAGCTGTTCTGAAAGCCCCATGGCACACAGTTCTCCTAAGATGTCTGAGCAAGGTTATTTAAAGGCATCAGCTGCTAGGAAGCATGCAGCCAGCAGGTCACAGTACCATCAGCGCTGAGCCCTGATAATCCTGGAACACATggcctgcagagccatctctgatGGAGATTGGGTCCCATAAGTCTCATCAAAGGACCCACATCTAGAGAGCCTGGGGTCTTGGCCAGAAACAAGCCACAGACTAGCTCCCAGAGCCTCGAGGTTACATGATCAGGGTTCCACTTGAGGCCTGCAGAGCAGGCATCTCACTTTTACAGAGGGACTTCCGTCTACCAGACAGTTGCAAAGGAAAGACAATGTTTGGCATCGGGTAAAATAACGACAGCAGAGTTTACTCAGTACTAATGCAGAATGGAGAGAGGAGGCCTCAGTACAAGCCCAGGTTCAACTCCAGATACCACAGCACAAGAGAGAATGTAGGTCAAGGAGCAAGCAGGGTGTGGGGCAGTGGATAGGAAATTACTAAGAGGAAGCAGCAAGACGAAATGATGGGGATTTTTTCTGAGGACACACTAGGTGATCAGGCATTGTCTGGCAGGTGATGATGAAGGATGAAAAGACCAAGTGTATAGTTAATCAAACACGACTGGTCTTGAGGATGGGCTTCTCTATTGACCCATTGCCatgctttatttattcaattcatttattgtgtgtatgaatgcaaaCGGGTGCCCCTGTacacctatggaggtcagagaacaacattcagtagccagttctctcctcccaccaagtggggtcaaactcaggtcttcagcttggtagaaagtgcctttacctgctgagctgtctcataGGCCCCCAACTTAGATTTTGCAAGGAAGTGCTGATTCTGGTAATTTGCTTGAAATCGGGCTAAGCAAACTGATCTTTGTCAATGGTTCTTTTCCCACTTACATAGTCTAAGCCTCTTTATAGTCAGCCTGTCTACAAACAAATTAGTCATCTAATCATCcaaaccatttctttcttctccaacttCCCTTTCTTTGTGTTGGGAAATCAATTTCAAACCAAAAATGGCCTTTAACTCAATTCTCTCTGCTAAAGTAGAATCTTCAGATTGTGCAAACACTGGGGATCTGTGGacttcagggtcagctctaggGATCTACAGATGGCAGGGTCAGCACTGGGGATCTACAGATGGCAGGGTTAGGGCTGGATTACATTGGGGCCTCAGTCGTGCTTGTTAGGCAGCTTCTGCTTAACCAGTTCTGGCAGGAGGGAAGAGATTCTAAAGACAAATAGGCTCACCCCTCCCTTTGTTCATTAAGCTATGGAAACCACGGAGCCCAAGGAATTGGAATtcccccaggaatctcatgctgacagaaggaagggaaaggtgCCATTAGGCACCTATCTCCACAAGAAGGTTCTACATAGTTCCAAAAGCTTGTCAGACCACCTTGATAGACAGACTTGGACCTGGACAGTGATGGGTCAGTCATGGTGTGTGCACATACTGACCAAGACTGCATAGTTGCTCGGATCTCTTATCTTCTGAAGACAAACTTCATTTGGGGACTGGAAGGTGGACTTGGAGGGTCAGTATTTGTCCTTCTTCCTAACATGCCCTCAATGAATAGATCACCTTTCTCTACTTCTCTCTACTCTCATTATTTGGCCTTTTGAGGACAGGTGGCCTAGTCCAGCTTACTTATCCTGCCAAGGTCCAAACTAAAAGTTTTAGTGCCAACTAAAAACTTTGGTAGAATCAGAGAATGCCATGCTGTCAGCTCTAGGCCTGCACTGTGGAGCAATGCCCTAAGCCAGCCCTGATTAAATCACCTGCCATGGGACATTACATTTTCCCAGCACATGTCCCAATGTACACCTTCCTTCTGCTCCTCACTGTGTTCTTTCCCTTTTCAGGCCTACTCAGATTTTATGTCTAGGCAACCCTGAAAGCCAAACATAAAAGATATATGCATTAGCAGATTATAAAACCAATGTATTAGGTAGTTAACAGCAACTGTAATGAACAGAATACAATAGAATAGAGAAGACATGGCACTAAATATATTAGATATAAAATTAGACTGATAGGAttcaggatgtagctcagttgcgAAGGTGCTTGCTTATCCTTTGTGAAGCCCTAGGCTGTATCTCTatcaccacataaactgggcgtggtggtgaaagatctcagtacttgggagacagaagcaggaggagtaGAAGTTCTAAGTCACCCTCAGGGGAGCTGGAGGCTAACCTGAGTCATGTGACATTGTAACTGCCCTAGAAGGAATGAAGATTGTCTAAAGAGACACTGTGCCCTCCTTTTGACCATGAGACCATTGAAACAATGAATTCTAAGTAATTGGAGTATCCCCAGGAATCCCAAACAACTTTGGGAAAACAATGGCAGGAACCCATCTTAGCCAGTCAGGACTGCTCACCTGTGCCTGCTTAATTATGGTTCTGTGTATAAACCCAAACTTCTTAAGAAGATCCTGAAGAGGaacttggcagaggcaggtggaccacTCAGTTCTTCCCACTGGGAGGATGGGTGGCTGATGTGGCTTGTTAGGGCCGCAAAGGTCTAGGATGTGACCCTAATAACATGGGTAACAAGaacctgttaaaaaaaaaaaaaaaggtttgtaaCTAAATCAAGATACAAGATGTACTGCTCACCACAAGTGAAGTTTAAAGTCTAAAGCTCAGGATCCTGCAGGGACCCCAAGAACACACCTATTCCAGTTCAATGCACATGAAACATCTGTGTCAGATGTCTAAATTCTCCTGTGATCGGGCTAGCTTCTTCAAAGCTACCAGTGCTACTTGGCCGTCCCCAGATTCACCCCAACTGCACTGACCTCACCTTTGAGGTCCTCCTCACCCCGGTGTAACATAGTTGATTTCAACTCTGATTTTCTGCTTTTTCCACCAAAACCCCACCCTGCTGCAGGTTTGGCTCCTCCCTGTCTGTGCCCCAAGCACAATGTCACTTCCTCACCTCTGCAGATGCTGGTCTCCAGCTGGCCTGCTCTCACCTGTCACGGCCATGGAAATGGAAGCCATCCTTCAGCCTTGCTCCACGCTCTATTTGTCCTGGAGCCTTCATCTGTTTTCCTCCCAAACTTAAGACCACATGCTTCTTGATGCCAAACTCTCATTCTtgctatttttactttgttttatatagtaaatttgttgtgttgtttttaatgtgtgtgcatgcatgtactaGAAAGAAAGGGGGTatctcagaggccaaaagagatcCATCAGGCCCCCTGGAGCTGGCATTTCAGGTAGGTGGGAGCTGCCTGCCACtgccatgggtgctggaaactgaattcaggtcctctgtaagagctgtacacactcttaactgctgagccatcttttcttaGCCTCTTCAATGGTGGCATTGtatgtattcattattttttgaTCTAGATTACAAATTCCAACGAGAGTGGGAATCATGATTCATGCGGTTACTTGGTGCTCTTCTTCATCTCATACAGCCTCTTGGCTTCCTTTGAAAAGAAGGAGAATAGCTACATGTcagtttatttaactttatttttaagagtCTAGTTTCAATGTGGAATGTCCctcataggtgtggagtttgaacacttggtccctggctagtggcactatttgagaaggttGTGGAAACTTGGGGACATGGACCCTCGTTAGAAAAGTCAGTCACGCAGGACAGATCCTGAGGCCTTGTAGCTCAGGTCCATTTCCTGCCCACTACTTGCATCATGAGTATAGATGCAACTGAACAGacagcctcctgcttctgctgccatgccttcctgccaccatgcctccccAGCCTGCCACCATACCTTTTCAGTCTACTGCTATGTCTTCTTGTCCACAATGGACAGTATCTCCCTGAAACTCAGCCAACATAAATCCTCACTCCCTGAAGCTGCTTTTATGACAGAAATAAGAAAGTAAGTAACACAGGGTTccgtgtagcacaggctggcctcagactctctgTGTAATGGAGGATGACAATGAGTTTctgattgtcctgcctctgtGGACTGAGTGTACTACaaaagtgtgccaccatgcccagttcatgAAAAGCTGGGATCACAACCAGCACTCTGTGTGTTGGGAAGGCATGCCACTAGCAGAACTGCTTCTTCAGCCCCGTTGTATAGATGCAACGTGTTAACACCGGCGTGCTTACCACCGCGCCTGCCCTATATCCAGTTGGTATGAGACTTGCTATCATGACTTACCTGCACCAGGATTGCCTCGCTCCTGTTGTAGTAGACCCACAATAGAGGCTTTCACATGACTAAGTTGTATATCCTATCTTCATATGATGCCGCTACAATTGCTTCCTTCAATTCACCTGCTTCTGGGAACCCCATGCTTGTATTCAAGCAGTTTAAACATCTAGTAGAAAGGCTCACAATTAACGGGAAAGCAAGCCAATAGTGTGGCAGATGGAGGGAATGCTCTCTCTCCTACCAGCAGGCTCCTCGCCTCCCTATCCTCCCCCAACCCACACTGATTCACCAGGCTTTCGCTTCCCAGACACCcgctccttcctccttttcttttccctcatgACTTCTGCTCCCTACTTTcaaatctctttctttttaattctttctcccttcttatCTAAATATAGGAGGGGGCATCATGAAGGTGGGTGTGCTCTGCTTTGGTACACCTATCCCCATCAGCCAATGGATTTAACAAGTTACCGAACAGCCATATCCTAGGCTGCTACTCAGTGAAAGAGCTTTTTCAGAGTTGTGTGTAAACAAGGCAAAATTCAAACTGGCTGCTGTGACCAAAATAACAGGAAACTGCAATTCTGCAGCGATTTTCAGCTTTCAAAAGGAAAGGAACTCCTGCCAACACACTTATGGCAAGCTAGACTCTCAGCATCCCATAATGGCAGCTGTCTTCCAGAGCTCAGCCAGCAAAGGGACAGGAGCTTTTCCTTACACTCCTGCTTCTGAGTTTCTCTGATTGATGACAGGTGAGTGATATGTCACTCTGGAAGTTAGACAGCCCCGGGCTCCAGTTTTCTGCTCTTAGTACGTCTCCCATTTGTTATGCTTGTgtgtgctgcctctgcctccttaacaTCCCCTGGCAAGGTCCCTCTTTCGGAATCAAGCCAGAAACTTCTTTCTACTACAGACGGTTCTCTTTTTATCCATGGGACATTCATGGTAGACACACCAAGTCTGCCATCTTGAGCTCAGCAACCAGAGTCATGTGTGAGCGGGAGTTCCCCTCTCCCAGTTTCTCTAAATCCAAGTTTCAAAACAGTAAATACACCAAACTTGGAATTCTGCAAGCCGCACGCCACTAGATCACATGCCCAAAGCTCTGCTTTCTCGCCTGAATCCAGCAGTTCTGTGCATGCCATCATATTTAGTCCTCTGTCAAAATCAAAGTTGTGCTCTTCTGAAACCTTTCCACACTCCATTCATCTCTTCTGGACTTTCTTTCTGGACCTCAGAAGCCCACGCTTTGCTTGAGAGTGAGGATTTTTGTGGTTTGGGGAGAAGTGATTTCTAGTCTCAATAACCACAAACGGCTCCTTCATCAGACCTCATGATGAATCCAAGATGAgctcagaaattctttttccattatCTACTGCAACATTCTGGACACACCATGCCCTCCTTTATTAACTGTTTTCCTTCTGTGCCTTGGGTCTCTTTCTTTAAACATGGACTATAGAGAAAATCTTCATAAAAGTGGACACCCCTGCACCCAGAGCACTAAAAGCCATGCTGCGCATCCTTCCTAATGACTGTCTTTGTTAGTTAGGAAACAGTGGTCATGTGTCTGCATCCCATCAGTAGGTAAAGGTTACAAGatcaaaagaaagcaagctgtgaaTGACCAGTTCCCGGCTAGGAATGATTCTGGGCTTGGAGACAGGTCTCCACTTCATTTTGTCCCATTTGCAGCTGGGAAgatgaaaacagaatattggggTGGCAACATGGTTCCAAGAGTAAAGATGCTTGCAGACAAGTCTACaccctgagtccaatccccagtacccacatgacagaaggagagaaccagtgcCATCACTTTATCTGACTTACATACACATGAGGgggaaataaacataaataaatgtttaaaatgtttaaaatttaaaatgtgtgtgtgtgcacccatgtgcacacacccattacttttctgttgctgtgattaaaaataccacaactagccgggcgttggtggtgcatgcctttaatcccagcactcgggaggcagaggcaggcggatctctgtgagttcgaggccagcctggtctccagagcaactggcaggataggctacaaaactacagagagaaaccctgtctcaacccccccccccaaaaaataccacaaccaaaagcaaaatcagagtttattttgccttatggttccagaggattGGCGTCTATGATAGCAGGAAAGCATGGCATgccagcaggaagaggaagttgGCTGTGTACATTTTATTCCCACACAGAAAGCTGGAAGCAGAGAATATGCAGGAAATGGGGCAAGAGTACAAtccctcaaggcccacccccagcAAGGCTCCAAGTCCTAAAGAGTCTATtcccttcccaaacagcaccatccACTTGGAACCAAGGGTTCAAATCCATGGGCCTTTTCTCATTCAACCCACCTCACAAAGCATAGGGCAAGACCTATGAAACAAGACTTAACTGTGGTGACCTGACCAGTAGCAGAGGGGGTGACTGTGACAGCAAAGGCAacatagagaaaggaaaatgagttGGTGTGACTCTTGTCCTGAGGACTCTAATGGCTTATTTTCCTCCCTGTCAACACAGTTCCTCTCACAGATGAAGAAGGGATCAGAGCTGTAAATCCATTTCACCCTTTGCCCTGCCTTCAAGCTTGTGATAAAGTTGTCAAGCTGTGCGACAGATTGAACTCTTTGCAGAGGTCTCTTCGATTGTGgatgttatttttttccaattttcttttcacAGGCCATCACAGCTGGGGCACTTGTACTGCTTGCTCACAGACAGTGGAGCCAAAGATACTTGGTAAATACAAAAATGTCAGCAGGGATGGTACAGTGGGTTTgacagtcgtgtgtgtgtgtgtgtgtgtgtgtgtgtgtgtgaagtctgagtctcatgtatcctaggttGTCCTTCTTCTTGCCATGTTGCTGATGCTGACCTCAAATTTCTCATCCTCCTTCTTCcatttcccaagttctgggaccaCAGGCATGTGCCTAATTTTATAAACTatgtttaaaatgtatcatttttatCCAATTCTTACTCCAAATAATTTCTCTAAGTTCTCGATTGGGGTCAGTGTCAGTACTCCTGAATTTAATGTTGTAGGGACAAAACAGCATGCTCTTCTGTTTATATAATGTAAGTGCCCATGGTGAGTGTATGGTGGGGTGTGGATTGAACCCAAGATTCAGTGCCTGCTAGATAAGCACCCTACCCACTGAATTACACCCCCAGCAGGTCACATCTCAACTCCTCAGCCTGTGCTCACCTTCTGAGCTCTCTCAGATCTGAAAAAGGATGAGAACTCCAAGCTAGATTGTATTTAACAGCACCAAACCAGCTCTTCCCATGTCACAGAAGGAGTGCAGTATCTGCTTTTGGCCTCTTTTCTGTGGCAAAGGCTGTAGACAGGTCAGCTGGACCTTGGGTTAAAGGCCAGGCCCTGACTGGGGTCTGGAAAGGTCTGAAAGGCAGCCTTTCTGAGAGGTTCTTCAGCAGTGTAGCACTACCCAACCACAGATGGCACCctaaggccaggtggtggtggcacatgcctttaatcccagcactttggaggtagagacagtcatatctctgtgagttcaagactagcctggtctacatgagctagttccaggacaggctccaaagctacccagagaaacccagtcttgaaaaaccaaaaaaaaaaaaaaaaaaaaaaaaaagatggcaccCTTAGCAGCAAGGTCCCAAAGAAGGGCTTTCTTTTCCCAACaccaacaaacaaatataacTTTATTGAATTGATTTCATTTTAGCTCAAATTGGCTGACATGATTTCCTCCTGTAGCATAGATTGGTAGCAAGGGAAAAGGGTCCTAAAAGGAAGATTGAAGGGGCTAGTGGgagagttcagtggtagagtgctagcCTAGCATACAGAAGGCCTTGGGTCTAAATTTCCAACGGCAGcactgagggtggggtggggtggggtgcgaGGTAATCCAGTGTGCCACTTGGGATGGAGAAGCAAGAAAGATCAAgcattcaaggccaaccttggccacatgagaccagcctgggctacagtagaCTCTACCTAGATGAGATAAGGAAGCTGTGTGAATTTCTCCTCTTCCATGTTGAGGAAATTACTGGCCACCAGCTCTCCTCCAAGTAACAGTTTGTTTCTGCTTATTTTCAGTGGGAAGCTGGCTTCACCTTTGTAATTCTGAGCATTATGGGATGTCCACTTCATTTTGCAATAGCCTTGGAATCTGCCCTCCTTGGTCCATACTGCTTCTACTCCTTTTCAGGGGTTGGAGGGACCAGTTATCTTGGTTATGCAGTTACCTTTCCTTTCCCATACACAAAGTTTCCATCAGTCTGCGTGGATCCACTCCACTATGAAGAGTACCACCTGACACTTCAAGCCCTGGACCTGTGCCTGAGCTTCATCCTGTTCTGTGTGTCCCTGGGTGTGTTCATCAAGCTTTCTGCCAGACTGATGCAGAGCGGACACATACGTGTAAGATTTCAACAGACAGAGGCTGGACTTGCTCAGTCCTGAACGGTGAAGAGGAGGACTGGTGGGACTCCCTAAGTGTTCTCACTCCATCTGCTGCATGGTAACCAGGGTCCAGCATGTTACATATACTCAATAATTGATTTGGGATGAATGGGGTCATGTTGAGGGACTAACTGGTTCATTCCCCGATAGTCGGCACCACTTGCCAATTTTTATCTCAAcctagaattttaaaattgaacAAGACAATGGTGCACACATACTCTCACCTCTTCAGTATTTATCTCTTTTTAGTTCCCCTTTGActttcatgtctttgtgtgtgtgtgtgtgtgtgtgtgtgtgtgtgtgtgtgtgcaagtgtgaatgggtgtgtgtgtgtgtgtgtgtgtgtgtgtgtgtgtgtgtgtgtgtgtacatgcatgagcTCAGTTGGCCCTATGGGGTTCACTGAAGTTTCTTTGGGATCATGGTTGAGGGGACATTTACTGGCACACGGGCAGTTAACCAGTcactacaccactgaagaaaacatcTCCCCTTGTTCCAGCAATCATTAACTGCCAGGAGCTCCCCTGGAAGGGGTGGGGCCGCATGAGGGTCTCTCTACTCCTCCCCATGACAGAGTGTTGGCTGATCCAGTCTTATGAGCAGGTCTTAGGTCTTGTTCAGGTAACGACAGcggctgtgagttcatgagttcacTGGCCATGTTGTGTCTAGAAGCATTTCACAGCCTGCCTCCTTATCCTCCAGCCTTTGCattctccccagccccacttctGCGAGGCTTTGGAGGAGGTGCCATGGAAGTTTCAGGCTGAGTACACAATTTCCACACTTAGCACTTCGAGCAATCATGAGTGTGCAGTAGCCACCATCCTCTACAAAGTGAGTGTTTTGGGGTCTTTAGGAGTAAATtctatgtgagtgtgcatgcatgaattGGGGGTGTACTGCCCATGTATACATGTAGAAACCCAAGGAAGCTGTCAAGTGGCTTTCTCTATTGCTCTCCCCATTactgctttgagacaggatctctcacagaCCTGGAAACTCACCTATTGGGCTAGACTGACCTGTGAATTCTTGGGATCGGCCTGTCTCCacacagcttttatgtgggtgtccATGTCTccaggtttgcacagcaagtgctcttactcaTTGAGCTGCCTCCCCAGGTCCCATAAGCAGTAAGTCTTAAGTGTTCTCACCATGCAAATACatgttacaaacacacacagtaatGTGTGAGCTGACTGACGACAGATTCACTAATTTGACTGCGGAAAGACATTTGCCGACACACTGTATGGTACAACTTCAATTTAGATGGTATTACTTACCATGTTTGCTTCAGTTTCTTACTTACAGAAGAGGCGTGTGTCCACCCTGTTCTGTACAGAGTGTAAGAGCAGGGTGAGCATTTCTTCTGGGAAAATGTGTATTAAAAGAAACTAACCTCAAAtttcaaatcttaaaaaatagttttgcttgttttatgttgAAAGGCagtctctctctgtagccaaAACTAACCTGTAACTTACTATGTAACCTAGGATGGCCTCAACATCTTGGCAATATCAGCCTCCTATATGCTGGAATTATACTTGTGCCTCACCGTTCCTGACTCTTACACTTACATATTTTCTTTcgatttttatttcatgtttgagtgttttacctacatgtatgtctgtggagcATATGCATGcaatgtctgtggaggccagggaacTGGAGGTACTGATAGCTGTGAACTGTCACGTGGATGCTGGACACAGAAGCTGAGTCTG from Cricetulus griseus strain 17A/GY chromosome 1 unlocalized genomic scaffold, alternate assembly CriGri-PICRH-1.0 chr1_0, whole genome shotgun sequence includes the following:
- the Tmem212 gene encoding transmembrane protein 212, whose product is MKGLYQAAGRTLLALGSLSVFSGVLAFFPVFSCKFWYTGWSVWIACPIWNGALAITAGALVLLAHRQWSQRYLWEAGFTFVILSIMGCPLHFAIALESALLGPYCFYSFSGVGGTSYLGYAVTFPFPYTKFPSVCVDPLHYEEYHLTLQALDLCLSFILFCVSLGVFIKLSARLMQSGHIRVRFQQTEAGLAQS